The genome window TGTTGTGTGGGAAGTGCTTGGACTTTGCTTATATATCACTCGGTTttgttatgtcaatccgatgtgggattataaATCTTGACACTCCCCTACACTTATGGGGTTAGGCTTGCGAGGCTCAATAAACGAACACAGGTAGAGACCATGTCCAAATGGACTTGAGTCTTTGTTTCGATTTGGGTCATGGATCCACACGGATTTGTTGTACAAGTGATACGTAGACTTTGCTCATATATCAATTTGGTTGTGTTATGCAAACTCGATGTGGGATTACAATTTATGAAACATTTAGTTTTTTTATCCactaaaaaataggagaaaacAAATCGAAGTGAATATCTCGTTTGCTATACTCTGTTAAAGGGACTGCTTGTGGAAATTGAATTGTATGATGTTCTGTTTTGGAATAGTATAGAAAAGAGACAGATAAAAATCTAAACAATCTTTGGTATGAATTGATGTGTCTGGCTTTGGCAGGGCACACGTACCCCAACCCTATCTATTTGAGGACCTAGAGGATAAAGAACAAGTCTTAGCAACCGGATAAGAGTCGTCTGGATAAGTGGTCATAGGATGACAATTATATAATAAATGAACTAAAAATCTTATCGTAGGCTATTTTGGCTATAATTTTTAATACCGTATCGTGTCTCAAACTGTGTAAACTAGAGGAAGGTTTTAAAGGTTCACGGTAGAACCGCGGTACgatatattattaaaaactATGATTTTGACTTGTTGTCTCCATAAAACACGTCCATAAATTTTTCACATGAAGAATTGGGCCAAAAACCTTAGGCTCCTTTTGAATAAGCGGATAAGACtccgtataatataaaattatcctttaataaATTTATCGGGTGTTTGGATGATTTTTCAAATACTCGGGATattataactttatacaaaaatgGTTTTTATACGATACCGaccatataatattaaaacatcaattcgtttttattttatacggagtACTTTAGTATAAGAAATAGCATATCAAATGACAAAAGAGACCATCACTTTCACTTTAATTGGGTGTAATCCAAACATATTTCCATAAATCTTATACTATATAAgcttaatataaaattattttcaagcatcagataggattaaattatattttaataagaaAATTATACCATCCTATACGGAGTTTCAAACGGATGtaggattaaattatattttaataaaaaaattataccaTCCTATACGGAATTTCAAACGGATGCTTAATGGATTGAGAGTCCATACAAATTCGCTACAGAGAAATTTACTGTTAGACAGAGAGACTGTTCAGGGTTACTCAACGCAACGGTCATTAACATTAGCAAAACGAGGATCAGCCCACCCTCTTCAAGAAAAGGCAAAAGTTTCACTGCAAAAGAAGGAAATCAGACATCTCCCAGTTCCACGCGGAGTTTTCgtcgttaaaaaaaattaaagctgTATAATATCTCTCAAATCCAATCCCTCTCGCTTTCAGGAATGGAAGATGAAACAACTGACGACAATGCCATATCAGAGAGGGCTCTGGACTCTTACGTTAACTTCCAAAAACGGTCATTATTGCATCGTTATCTGACTTGCTTTCCACTTGACGATTATGCTCAGTCATGGTCAGGAAACGAAGCTAAATAGCTTGACCTAACTGAAAAAATTCACATTCTCTGTCGTCTCCCACGCCGTGAAGCAGTGAAACTACTACAAGTAATATGTCATTCTTGTTTTTGGACTTCATTTCATTGTTGGCTcaatttttaattgttttctttGGCGTCAAGGAACACTGTAGGTTTTGGTGATTTTGATTTACTCAAATCTACCAAACACGGACTTCATCGCGGTCTTGTGTAGTTTGTATTACTAATTAGGCGataatttgatgttttgtaGTTTACTTGTTGGACAGAGAATATGATTGTTGAGAGTGTCTGatttttacttagttcttgctTGTTTGGGTTCGGTAGGTGCACCAGAATGTTGGGGCAGAGAGTTTGGGGATTTATCGTGGCTGTCTCCTGTGGCTTTTTTATTGTAGCAATTGCACAAACTACGGATCCTGTTGAAGGTGATTTTACTTCAGAAGCTCTTATTGGCTTTATCTTAGCAATTTCATTGCTTAAAttgcttacttttttttttaaaaaaaagttctcGCGCTCTTTCCTTCTTATATCACTTGTAGTGCTGTATATTACCAGATGTTTGTTTACAACAAACTGGACAAATATAAGACTTGGAAGATGCTTAATTTATCTCGAATCAGATTTCTTTTACCATAAAGTAAGCTGCAGGGGTATATCAATGGTTGAAGTATCTTGAAGCAGGATATTCATAATTGTCGCAAGAGGAGGCAGAAACAAGACAAATGGGGGCCACTTCCTGCATGGAGAAATTACTTTTAAGAATGACGCTATGAAGGCTATTAATAATAAACCTTTTGTGAAAGAAAGGTAGGATCTAGGAATTTCAGAAATCAAATTCTGCCGCTGATATCTAATCTTGGCAAATGATATAAGTGAAATTTTAGGCAATCATCAATTTTTGTTGTAAGGGTGAACAACTCTATGAAGTTGACATTGAAAGTTCTGAATGATGCTACATCTACTTCTTCTTGCTTCGAACATTACATGTCGGTTATTTCAATCAATGGTAAGTAttggcaaagaaaaaaaagttttcagGTATCAGAGATACATAATTCTCATTTTCAAAATGCAAAAGGGTTCTGACATGGAAAAGAATGCCTTTCACATTTTCATGGTTTCTGTATTTGCTGGTAGGAAGTGGTTTGTACAAATCATAGCTTGATTGGCTTGTGCAACTTTCTCCATGAACCACATTCTGTCATTCACTTCTTAGTCATGTTAATTTTCAGTCAAGGCACTGCGAGCAGTCAAGAGCAGGTTAATTGACTCTATGAGGCATCTCAGGAGTTGGAACAGGGGGGATCCCTGTAATTCCAACTGGACTGGAGTTTTATGTTTTGATACAAATGGAGCTGATGGATACTTGCATGTCAAGGAGCTGTATGTCCTTTGTCGCACATGACTGTTTAAGTTTCCTTTCTGtacttttgattgattttaatttcttatgattctttgattttgttgaaaaaaaggAAATCTTATCTTTTTTACTCATTTAACCAATAATAGTTACCCTGATATGGAATAATCCACTACTTCggtctctctcctcttttttttccttgtatttTGATTACctttggattttgtaaatacgtTGTTACATCAAGACTTTCAAAAGTGAATACTCACCTTCTTTTAGTTCGTTGCAGCCAATTGCTAAACATGAATCTATCTGGTAGTTTAGCCCCTGAACTTGGCCAACTATCTCATCTTCGAATTTTGTGAGTCATAGAAATTAGTTAGTTGATTTCTGAAGAAACTTACATTGTATTAAATGTTAATTTTCCAGAAAAATTGTCATATGATTCTGATATGTTCATTCTTTTGTTGTCTTCTGGTAGAGATTTCATGTGGAACGAATTGACTGGCAGTATACCCAAGGAGGTTGGAAATATTTCATCATTGCGGCTTCTGTAAGTTAGTTTGATGTTCTTCATTTTGGAGCCTTTTCTTCCCTCAAATGAGTAAGaaagtatttttaattttgttgcatCCACTGGAATGGATTCTTTTATGGTAAAATGTTGATTCATATTTAGGGGAAGAAGGGTTCAACCCCCTGTTTTAGATCACAGTAGATTAGTGGACTATGCCTATGACTGTGATGTCGATGATTCTATGTGTTACCTTGACCTCCTAAGTTCTTACTGAGTAGCCAATTGGCTATTTGTTATGATGAAATGAATCTTGAGATTTATCAACTGTTGAAAATTTGATGAATATCTGGTATTTCATCTTGAGTTTATTTTGCATGAAGATTTCCTTTGTTTCGaaagagtttttctttttcttctcaatgaTATTTTACTTAAAGTTCTATTGTTTCAAAAGAGTTCAAACTCAATCTCCATGTGCATTGAGATTTGTAATGTAAAAATGTCAATTGATGCACATTATAGGGAGGGACTCAATATTTTGCAAATCCATAATAACCGCAAGTATACCATACCATACCATTGAGATTCTGAGACTTTGCAGTAACTTAACTTCATTTGGTATAATGTGTGCACAGGCTCTTGAATGGAAACACGTTATCGggttctttacctgacgagctTGGTTATCTTGCAAGTTTGAATAGACTTCAAGTAGACTCGAATCATATTTCAGGTCCAGTGCCAAAATCATTTGCTAGCTTGATCAGTGTGAAACATCTGTAAGTGGATCTTTATACCTTGGTATTTAATAGTGGAGAGGAAGCTTGTTTTCTAAGATGTATTGCATCTAATTGTGACTTCTGCAGACATTTGAATAACAACTCGATTAGCGGTCAAATTCCAGCCGAAATTTCCAAATTACCAAGACTTCTTCACTTGTGAGTTCATGCAGCATTTACTTGTTGGGGTGTGTGTGCCCTCATACCACATGTTAGTGTATCAATATTTTGACTTCTTTTGGCATTTTGGTTGATGAAATAATTCTGCACAGGCTTTTGGATAACAATAAGCTTTCTGGGAATCTTCCACCTGAATTCTCAAACTTGTCAGAGCTGCGCATACTGTATGTTCCTTCGCCTTCCACGTTATCTATGTTGTAATTTTGGATAAACTTTTTTCTTACTTTATTATATGCTGTTAGTTCTATACTTCCATTTTCTGGATAATTTCTGTTACTTGTGATGATGTGATCCTTTATTTGATGCTAGTGTCCTTCTGAAGCTTTAAGTAGCTGGCTTTAATGTGATGATGACGCACATGGACGTTAACTCATTTCTATTGGATCGAACTTTTTTGACATTTCTGATTATTTGTTCCTTGTTTTGCAGTCAGCTTGATAACAACAATTTTAAAGGGTCTAAAATACCAGCTACTTATGGAAACTTCTCCAAATTGGCAAAATTGTGAGTGATAATGACTCTGAACTATCTCTATTATGCTTTCACTTGTCCCTTGGTGGAACAGGAACATGTCTTTGGCAGACTAGCTGCTCTATGAATCTAGATGCTTGATACATGATTAActagacaaagaaaaaaaacttgaaatctCCCTTGAGAAAGGATGACAATGTAGACTCATCATGCCATGAATCATATTCCTTTTAGTTATTTTATGGTGGATGATGGAGAGTTTTGCCTGAATCATCGCATTCATTGATTACCGAGGGGCCAGGGGCTCCTCTCTGTGGTTCTATATTAGAAGAAAGTTCCAGATATTAGACTTCTTCATCAAAAAGTTAAACCTGAAATCAGTCAGTTCAGAGGTAAACTTTATCGGTGCAAGTCAAACCTGCCTTTAAATTGTCTTAGCTATGTGTCACTATCAACCCAATCAAAGTAATGTTCCAATCCTAAATTAATTAACTCCACAATCAAGGTAAGTGTTCAAAAAGTGAAGACTTTGAACCAATGGCATCAATCAGTATGATTAGTAGCTGCGGTCTAAGTCTTAGTTCATGTCACACTTTAAAAGAGTATGTCTTGTTTGTTGCATGTGTTTGTGCAACACAATATAACAGTATCTCTAGTACGAGCTGAACTAAACAGTGACAAAGTTCGGATTTTACGTGGTATAATTCTTTCCTCGTATATGTATTATCTCTATTCATTCGCTTACGATTCATGctttaactttttcttttttcccctcaaCAAGTGCTTTTTCTGTGGTGTTTGTCGAAATTTAAGGAACTCTTGTAGTATTAGTATGCTTGGAAAGTTCTGCTAAATGGACTGCTGATCTTTGAAATGACTTTGATGTGGCAGAAGTCTAAGAAATTGCAGCTTGCACGGAGCTATTCCTGATCTTAGTATGATACCAAATTTAATCTATTTGTAAGTAGAAGTATTTTTCAAAATCTCTGTCAGTTGTTTATTGAGCTTACTTCTAACTTGTATCTGACTCATGTTGGTTTCTGCAACACTGCCACAGGGATCTTAGCTGGAATCAACTTACTGGAAATATACCTTCAAATAAGCTATCAGATAATATGACAACTATGTATGTAAAAGGACAACACAGACTTCTTTCTTGTTGTGTGAAAAGAGATATTGTGCAAACTTTTGACTGAAGACATTTTCATTATCAAGCTTTGATACCTTttagtaaaaataaataaattttgcgTATGAACATAGTTGACATGCATTACCTTAGAACTCATGACACTATATGGGTTTAGGACATTTATGTTTAATTATTCTGTTCTTGTTTATTGCAGCTATCTGTCACATAACCATCTTAACGGATCCGTCCCTGAAAGTTTCTCCcgtcttccttttcttcagaGGCTGTAAGACTTTCACTTCCAACATAGATTTTGCTGCTTTTGATCATGGAGTTGATATTACATGTTAATGTGTAGGAAATTATAGTTTTCCTTTATGTATTATTGATGCTTTATTGTGTCACTTGGGAATACGCTTCTTTGTCCCCTCTCGTTATGATATGCTTTTTATAAATGTTCCTGACAGGTcacttgaaaataattttttgacgGGCTCAGTCCCTGCTAACATTTGGCGTAACGTTTCCTTCTCCAAGGGCGCTAGGCTTATTCTGTAAGATCTGAAAGGCTAAGTTACTAGTGCCATAtaaaattttcttcattttttgtgcTGGAGCATCGGCTTGTCTGAATacattttgatttgtttaaGCAAGAAAATTTAAGTCTTGCGAGTTTCAGAGTGTCATTTGTTAGTTGCTTTTCAATGTCAATACTCAATTGCTCATCCTTTTTCTTTACCTTTGTTGTGCCTTACAAATGCAGTGATCTGAGGAACAATTTACTCTCGAACATTTTAGGAGAGTTAAATCCTCCAGAGAATGTCACTTTAAGGTATGATTCTTGTTTGTATAAAGAACGCAAAGACCCCCGAACttgaagtttttgttttttatttctgtATAGCCTTAAAGGTCTGTTAGTCAAATCATTCGACATAGTGAACAACACTGCTTATATTGTTTTGCACCTTGCTTGTGACCAaggttttcaaaaatatttgagaGCCGCCAGTTCATGCAAAATGATGTTGGTTAGGACAATATCTAGTTAACTTTTGGCTCCTGCTCTGGTTGGATTTAATATCTTAAGGGGCATTACCTGCATTTGTGAGGGCATATGGAAAGTTGGCAAGTTGTTGGAATAATTTACTCTTATTTTGTGAGGGCATATGGAGGGTAACATGGGTGTTCCAGTGAGAAAAAGCGGAGTTGGCCAAGTGAGAATAGGGGGTATATTTGGTATGTCAGAAAGGTGGCCGTACAGTTAGGGTTACAGTTTTGTTCATCAATATGATGTGGTTCTGTATCATTTTGACATAGTGAACTTCAGCTACCACACCCTTGAGCCTAGGCACACTGTTGAACTACACCAAGTCCTTGTTTTGATTTCTCTATCTTGCTTCATGTTTTATACGCgtgcgcacacacacacactctttaATCACCAGTTATTGTGTATGCTTTAACTTTCAACAAAACCAATGTTAGGTTATAAACTCCATCTTTTCAAGGTATTTTTACCAAAACTTTTTTTGGGTTCGAGTAGAAAATGccgcctctcttttttttaatttgtagcTGCAGATATGTACTTAATCTTCTTGTCTAGTGGGAGGAGGATAAGAGTGAAGAGTTGATGGAAACAGACATACTAAGGAGACAGCCATTCTGCATCTGTAACGGTGCAGGGCTTCTACCTTTTTTTCTGTGTGTTTAAAATGTTGGAAGAAATCAACCTAATATGCAGCCCAAAATTTCTATGTAATTCAGCTAATTATCATCAACTAATTTCTCTTATGGATTCAAGTGGCTGACTCTAATGTGTGATAAAGGCTTTGACAATGATGGCAATGATATTGGCTGTTGACTATTATGTCTTGATTAAAATTTTAACGTGTTGTAATTTGAAGGTCTTGTAATTAAAATTTGATCGTGATTTTGAACTTTTATTGCTGTTCTTTAGGCTTGAAGGCAATCCTGTCTGCAGAAATGAAAATATATTGAACACAGGCCAGTTCTGTGCGTCTGAAAGCAAATGGGATGAGGGTAATGAAAGTTCAACAAATTCAACACTGACATGTCCTATCTACGCATGCCCAACGGATGATTTTTTTGAATATGTCCCAGCATCTCCAGTGCCATGCTATTGTGCAGCTCCTCTTAGAATTGGATACCGGCTGAAGAGCCCTAGTTTCTCTTATTTTCCTCAACatatttcttcatttgagaaGTATCTAACCAGCACTCTGGACTTGGAACTTTACCAACTATCAATCAATTCATTTTTGTGGGAAGCAGGCCCCCGTTTGAGGATGTACTTGAAGATTTTTCCTGCCTTTAATCGTTCTCACTCGGGTGTATTCAATTTAAGTGAGATTCAGCGAATCAGAGGCAGATATACATCCTGGGATTTTCCTAGAACTGACTTCTTTGGGCCATATGAGCTTCTCAATTTCACTCTGCTGGGACCTTATTCAAACAGTATGTATCAAGTCTACACTCTCTCGAGGTCCAACTGTCTCTTGACCTTCTCTAGTATTGGTTTGGATGAATACATGCAATTTTCACGCATAGCAAATATGAAGATCTTAAGTTATGTCTCAGTAGTTCAAAAGTATGTTGCAATATCAAAGGAATTTGGGTTAAACTAGTTATTTTCATGTGGATTACTGCATGTTATCActgaatatacatatacataataataataataataataataattctttTCACAAAGCTGAATAAAATTTGGTGTGTTCATGTACAAATTAGAGTTTGTCCACTCGTTGGAGAAATTCATTAGTTGATGAGGATTGAGGAATGACCTTGTATGTACACGTCTTCCTCAATTACTCGTGACATAGTAACTGATTAATTTAAAGCATGTGAAGTATTTTATTCGTTTATATTTTTGACTATTGTGGTACCTTTTGGAAAGGAAAATGTGCAACTACCTTTTATGAAGAGACAACGACTTTTAGTTTTACCCAAAAGTTAGCAGTAAATCTGTAATTATGTGATTCAAATCTTATTATCAGTAAAGCAAATTGTTTGGCATACTATGTGTACTTAACGTCATGTGATAGGATTAGGCGTAGCTTTTGGTTCTTGGCACAAAATCAGACTGCTTCGCAGCATCTAGTTATAACTCCAGTATCTAATCTAGTTTTCAGGTTTATGAGGAACAATGTAGCCAACGTGACATTTCCTATATTTGACGAACCTACACCTTGGCAATACTTTTTATGCAGAAATGGATTCATTACTGCCTTTTAATAATAGGGCTCATCTTTACAATGATTATTAAAATGGTTTTATTTCTGATAGTATGCTTCGAAAGTCAAAGGACAAGTATCAGTAAGGGCATTTTGGCTGCCATTATAGTAGGAGCTGTGGTCTGTGTCGCAGTATCTTTGATAGTTACACTTCTGGTGACAAGAAGACATGCTAGATACCAGCATGTATTGTCAAGGAAACACTTATGTAAGTGTACTTGGATTCACTAATCTCTCTTAAAAGTACAATGGCCGATTATCAAGTTAACTGGGTAACTTACAGCCTCAAAGATTTCCATGAAGATTGAAGGTGTGAAAGGCTTCGCATATAAAGAAATGGTCCTGGCAACAGACAATTTTAACAGCTCAAATCAAATAGGCCGAGGAGGTTATGGCATAGTTTACAGGGGGAATTTGTCTGACAACACAGTTGTTGCCATCAAGCGTGCGGAAGAAGGATCCTTACAAGGCCAAAAAGAATTTCTGACAGAGATAAAACTATTGTCAAGATTGCATCACCGGAATTTAGTTTCATTGGTTGGTTACTGCGATGAAGCAGGGGAGCAGGTATGTCTCTACTGTGCAAAACTACAAGATATCATCTTCGCATCATTTTTTCTTGTAGTTAAACTGCATTTTTAAATTGGTGTCAGGCATCCAATTATTGCAATTTGAATTCTGGACAGAAATTTGGTGGTTCTAATGTATAAAGCAGTGGAACAGAATTGCATATGCTTTTATGCTGAGTTATGCTATAATCCTTCCTTGCTTTTCTCTTGTATGCTGACAAGGTTTAACGTCTGTATGCAAAATTTAAACTCGTATCtttttcaaaatccaaagtTCGATGTTCCAAACCCGAGTTATGCTATACCAGTTTAATTGTATCGTCTCTGCCCTCTGGTGGACATTGAAATACTTTATCAAGAATATTGAACTGTTTTGGTCTGTTACAGCATCTATGCATACAAGAAACATGCTGAATACCTGATTATGGATATGATTCACCAACTTTATATGTGATGTCTGTACAGATGTTGGTCTATGAGTACATGCCGAATGGAACCTTGAGTGATTGGCTTGCGGGTATgaaagaaatttatttttttttacttgaattTGTTTCTCTTCTCAACTGTTATGCTTGTCAGCTccatattttgacaaaaaaattacaaatggtATTTGCAAAATATATTTGCGGACAATTTTGGTCTTAGTTTTAATCAACTGCCTTCATGGATCCGTCATGGATAAAAGTTTATTTGGTTTAGCATTTTTTTTGATCTTGACTATCCATGTCCAACCCTATTCATGACTTTCTGGTTGCTGGTTGCCTCGAGAGTTCAGAGACCTTGTTTACTGTTGCTGCTTTGAAGCATGCTTTGATAAATGAAACTAATATCTTGATACCAATAAATTTGTTTCCATGGTCCTTCTCCTATAGAGCGTTTTACACAGATATTCCCAATTGCATTATTTAGTATTTACTCAGTAATCTGAACTGAACCTTGATCTGAATCTCTATTGGATCGAGGGAGACTAGAGAGGCAGGACAAGTGGACAAGTCGATTCACTGACCACATCTTTCTCTCATATTGAGAACGGATGTCATGAGAACTTATGTAGCGTTAATGATTTCAGGTAGTTATTATttcagatgttgttatcagctACTAATAGTTACTTTGATACGCAGCTAAAGCAAAACAGAATCTGAACTTTGGTATAAGGTTGCGAATTGCATTGGGTTCAGCCAAGGGCATCCTTTACCTCCATACTGAAGCACACCCTCCTGTATTTCACCGGGATATCAAAGCCAGCAACATACTTTTGGATTCCCACCTCAATGCTAAAGTTGCTGATTTTGGCCTGTCACGTCTTGCTCCAGTCCCAGATGCTGAAGGAACTTTGCCTAATCATGTGTCCACTGTTGTGAAGGGAACACCGGTAAAGTTGACTTTTGTATCACTACTAATATTAATGATATTGGTATATACTGACGACACCTGCTATATATTTTGATCATTTTAATTAACTAAATGATGATGACAAAGAAGAACCGATGCTTGTGTCTTTCTTGGCATAATTTTACCCCTTTTCCACACCGCACCCTCCTCTACGATGGAGAAAAGCCTTCTTTATAAATTTTTCTGAAGGAAAATTTACTGCTCAGACGTAAGTTTTGAGTTGCAAATCTGAGCTACAATTTTTATTCCTCGAGCAACCCATGGCTACTTGATGGCTCCTCAGCGGTGGACTTCCATTGTTCTTCTTGCTCCTAGCGAATCATTGCCCTTGAAGAGAATGAATGGGCAATGTAATTGCGGTATTACACTCACTGGCTGGATACAAAAGGTTGATTTATCTGGATGTCCCAACACTTCTCAGAAGCTTTTAGTCTTGAAAAATGATTGATTTGTAACTGTCTAAATGAACGTATTCATTGAATTTCCTttgaaaagaaattataaaCTGTCTACTGCTGATTTAACAGATGCACACGGCACTAGTACATCCTATAAATGTCATAACTATACGTGTGTCTCTGATCATGCTTTCAGGGATACCTTGATCCAGAATACTTCTTGACCCATAAGCTGACAGACAAAAGCGATGTCTATAGCCTTGGAGTTGTGTTTCTGGAGCTCTTGACGGGTATGCGACCAATATCACGTGGCAAAAACATTGTCCGAGAGGTATCTGCTTATGTTAAATGTTCTTTTAGATGTATCCAATTTTGAATACATACATCTTTTGTTTTTGAGATGAATGCTTCAAAAATTAAGTCAATTTCGCAAaatatccaagaaaaaaaatcatcaaaaattaCTGATACATCTGCTCACACAATTGCAACAAGTTATTCAGGCTGTAAAGAACTTTATATATATCTCTCCGTATAACAAGAGTTACAATGCTTTGAACtcatctttcattttcttggagTTTTGCTGGCAACTATACCAAATTTGGTTCTCTCCATAGTATGCCCCTATGCCAGTGATATAAAGACTAAATGTTTGGTTTCAGGTGAATATGGCTCACAAGTCGGGCACAATGTTCTCCATCATAGACAGCAAAATGGGCTCTTACCCATCTGAATGTGTAGATAGGTTCTTAAATCTGGCACTCGCATGTTGCCATGACAAGCCAGAAAATCGACCACCGATGTTGGACGTGGTGAGAGAGCTTGAAAACATACTCAAAATGATGCCAGAAACTGATTTCATCTTTCCAGAATCCAGTTCCACGCATTCTGGCCAATCAGCATCATCATCTTATGTGAACAGGGATCTGTACATGTCTTCTGATATTGTGGGGAGTGATCTTATTAGTGATGTTACTTCGACCATTACACCTCGCTAGACAGACGCTCAGAGAATTCccccactttttcttttctttttttttgtttcttttacctCATAATAGAGGTGGggaaggcttttttttttttgctcatgTACAGTTTAGGCATAGTATGTGAAGTAAATTAAGTCATAAACTAGTGGTATATTTTGAAATATATTTACCAAaaattattactttttttttttgtatatgatACCAAAATAATTACAtactttcattttattttaggaTGTTTGACATTTAACAAGAGGATAGGGCAGGTGGACCATGAAGGATCCTAGAAAGCCAGAAGAGGACCAACGTATGCACCTAGTTTTATAGGAAATAACAACACTGGTCCCCATTTAGTAGCATGGTCACAGGACGGAACTTGGTATGTGTAGGTTAGATATATGTATTCGGATTCAATTATCTTGATATTTGTGGATTAAATGTCAGTATTCAGATTTGATTTTATGTTACAAATTATATTTACAACTGAACTGAAACATTTATTGGGATGTATTGTTGTTTTTAGAATTTACCATGCAAAATAGGTCTTGCGATGAGTCTATTTTGGGGTGAATTCTCACTTTTTTGTCAGGACAGTCATAAAAAGGAtgataacaaattaacaatgtCCGCTTTTATGGTTATTTGAAATACTGCAGCTTTGATCCAATTATCCATCAATTTAGACTTTCATTCAATAACTTTGAAGTAAGATTACAGATTACGAATTGACATTTATCCAACCGAACACTTTCAATTTGGACTCATTTTCTCATACCCATTATATCCTAAAGTcataaataatcaaatatttttcttaaaaaaataactGCTTTCCTGTTGGGGCTTACATATGTCCACCCATTTTGTCTTATAC of Tripterygium wilfordii isolate XIE 37 chromosome 13, ASM1340144v1, whole genome shotgun sequence contains these proteins:
- the LOC120012178 gene encoding probable LRR receptor-like serine/threonine-protein kinase At1g06840 isoform X2, with the translated sequence MLGQRVWGFIVAVSCGFFIVAIAQTTDPVEVKALRAVKSRLIDSMRHLRSWNRGDPCNSNWTGVLCFDTNGADGYLHVKELDFMWNELTGSIPKEVGNISSLRLLLLNGNTLSGSLPDELGYLASLNRLQVDSNHISGPVPKSFASLISVKHLHLNNNSISGQIPAEISKLPRLLHLLLDNNKLSGNLPPEFSNLSELRILQLDNNNFKGSKIPATYGNFSKLAKLSLRNCSLHGAIPDLSMIPNLIYLDLSWNQLTGNIPSNKLSDNMTTIYLSHNHLNGSVPESFSRLPFLQRLSLENNFLTGSVPANIWRNVSFSKGARLILDLRNNLLSNILGELNPPENVTLRLEGNPVCRNENILNTGQFCASESKWDEGNESSTNSTLTCPIYACPTDDFFEYVPASPVPCYCAAPLRIGYRLKSPSFSYFPQHISSFEKYLTSTLDLELYQLSINSFLWEAGPRLRMYLKIFPAFNRSHSGVFNLSEIQRIRGRYTSWDFPRTDFFGPYELLNFTLLGPYSNICFESQRTSISKGILAAIIVGAVVCVAVSLIVTLLVTRRHARYQHVLSRKHLSSKISMKIEGVKGFAYKEMVLATDNFNSSNQIGRGGYGIVYRGNLSDNTVVAIKRAEEGSLQGQKEFLTEIKLLSRLHHRNLVSLVGYCDEAGEQMLVYEYMPNGTLSDWLAAKAKQNLNFGIRLRIALGSAKGILYLHTEAHPPVFHRDIKASNILLDSHLNAKVADFGLSRLAPVPDAEGTLPNHVSTVVKGTPGYLDPEYFLTHKLTDKSDVYSLGVVFLELLTGMRPISRGKNIVREVNMAHKSGTMFSIIDSKMGSYPSECVDRFLNLALACCHDKPENRPPMLDVVRELENILKMMPETDFIFPESSSTHSGQSASSSYVNRDLYMSSDIVGSDLISDVTSTITPR
- the LOC120012178 gene encoding probable LRR receptor-like serine/threonine-protein kinase At1g06840 isoform X1; translation: MLGQRVWGFIVAVSCGFFIVAIAQTTDPVEVKALRAVKSRLIDSMRHLRSWNRGDPCNSNWTGVLCFDTNGADGYLHVKELQLLNMNLSGSLAPELGQLSHLRILDFMWNELTGSIPKEVGNISSLRLLLLNGNTLSGSLPDELGYLASLNRLQVDSNHISGPVPKSFASLISVKHLHLNNNSISGQIPAEISKLPRLLHLLLDNNKLSGNLPPEFSNLSELRILQLDNNNFKGSKIPATYGNFSKLAKLSLRNCSLHGAIPDLSMIPNLIYLDLSWNQLTGNIPSNKLSDNMTTIYLSHNHLNGSVPESFSRLPFLQRLSLENNFLTGSVPANIWRNVSFSKGARLILDLRNNLLSNILGELNPPENVTLRLEGNPVCRNENILNTGQFCASESKWDEGNESSTNSTLTCPIYACPTDDFFEYVPASPVPCYCAAPLRIGYRLKSPSFSYFPQHISSFEKYLTSTLDLELYQLSINSFLWEAGPRLRMYLKIFPAFNRSHSGVFNLSEIQRIRGRYTSWDFPRTDFFGPYELLNFTLLGPYSNICFESQRTSISKGILAAIIVGAVVCVAVSLIVTLLVTRRHARYQHVLSRKHLSSKISMKIEGVKGFAYKEMVLATDNFNSSNQIGRGGYGIVYRGNLSDNTVVAIKRAEEGSLQGQKEFLTEIKLLSRLHHRNLVSLVGYCDEAGEQMLVYEYMPNGTLSDWLAAKAKQNLNFGIRLRIALGSAKGILYLHTEAHPPVFHRDIKASNILLDSHLNAKVADFGLSRLAPVPDAEGTLPNHVSTVVKGTPGYLDPEYFLTHKLTDKSDVYSLGVVFLELLTGMRPISRGKNIVREVNMAHKSGTMFSIIDSKMGSYPSECVDRFLNLALACCHDKPENRPPMLDVVRELENILKMMPETDFIFPESSSTHSGQSASSSYVNRDLYMSSDIVGSDLISDVTSTITPR